AGCGCTACAACAACCAGGTGCTCGCCGGCCTCTTTGCCGGCAACATGGGGCGAATCGGCATCGAGGGCGAGCAGCCTCCGAGCCAGGGCGGCGTCGGCTCCTCCGATATCGGCAACGTCAGCATGGTGTGCCCGACGATTCATCCGTATCTCAAGATCGCCGACGACGTGTCCGGACACACCGAGGAATTTCGCGAGGCCGCCGGCGCGCCCCGGGGATACGAGGCCATGCTGGCCGCCGCCAAGGGGCTGGCGATGACGGCGCTCGACGTCTTCTACCGGCCCGACGCCGTGCCGGCGATGTGGAACGAGTTCAAGGCGACGGTGCCGCGCGCGTAGGCGCGGCCCGGTGGGGGCGGGGCCGGTCGTGCGGTACCGGTGGCCGGACGGACACGAGTGCGCCGCGGCGCTGACGTTTGACGTCGACGCCGAATCCGCGCTGATCTTTCGAGAGCCCGAGCGCGCGGCGCGCTCGCTCGCCGCGAATGAGGAGCGCCGGTTCGGCGTGCGGACGGGCGTGGAGCGGATCCTCCGCCTGCTCGAGCGGTACGGCCTGCGCGGGACGTTCTACGTGCCGGGGTGGACGGTCGCGCACCATGCCGCGGCGATCCGGCCGATTTGCGACGCCGGCCATGAGCTTGCCGCGCACGGCAACGTGCACGAGTCGCTCGACACGCTCGACGAGGAGGCGGAAGCGCGCGTGCTCGACGAGCAGCTCGACATCTGGAGGTCGTGCCTCGATCTCCGGCCGGACGGCTACCGGTCGCCCTCGTGGGAGCTCAACGCCGGCACGCCGGCGCTGCTCAAGTCCCGCGGATTCGTCTACGACAGCTCGCTCATGGGCGACGACATTCCGTACCATCTCGCGACGCCCGCCGGGCCGCTCGTCGAAGTGCCGGTGCAGTGGCTGCTCGACGACGCGCCGATGTACCGGCACGTGTACGGCGCGAGCAACCAGGTCGCGGATCCGGACCGCGTGATCCGCATGTGGGCGCAGGAGTTCGACGGGATGCGCCGGGAGAGCGGCTGCTT
The sequence above is drawn from the bacterium genome and encodes:
- a CDS encoding polysaccharide deacetylase; the protein is MGAGPVVRYRWPDGHECAAALTFDVDAESALIFREPERAARSLAANEERRFGVRTGVERILRLLERYGLRGTFYVPGWTVAHHAAAIRPICDAGHELAAHGNVHESLDTLDEEAEARVLDEQLDIWRSCLDLRPDGYRSPSWELNAGTPALLKSRGFVYDSSLMGDDIPYHLATPAGPLVEVPVQWLLDDAPMYRHVYGASNQVADPDRVIRMWAQEFDGMRRESGCFVLTMHPWISGRAGRLLGLEQLIQHMRRVPGVWFTTVAEIAAWAARQDARIVHPAAGTTRP